A window of the Emys orbicularis isolate rEmyOrb1 chromosome 1, rEmyOrb1.hap1, whole genome shotgun sequence genome harbors these coding sequences:
- the LOC135893035 gene encoding olfactory receptor 52K1-like, whose product MLLQGNLSASNGTGSDPSVFFLTGIPGLEALHPWISIPFCSMFTVALLGNCTLLYVIKTEPSLHKPMFYFLAMLAVIDLVLSTTTVPKILSIFWFNSREISFNGCLVQMFFLHSFCTLESGLLLAMAFDRYVAICNPLRYATILTNSVIAKIGLAALARAVLLVLPLPFLLRRLPYCGSHVISHCYCEHMAMVKLACADTSFSNIYGIFIVGLDLMFISLSYVKILRAVLRLAFKEEQLKALGTCGSHLCAILVVYTPVVLTSTIHRFGRHVAPYVHILLANFNLLFPHMMNPIVYGVKTKQIRDRVRLLFRGKSF is encoded by the coding sequence ATGCTCCTGCAGGGCAACCTGTCAGCTTCCAACGGCACAGGCTCTGATCCGTCCGTGTTCTTCCTGACGGGCATCCCGGGGCTGGAAGCTCTGCACccctggatctccatccccttctgctcaATGTTCACCGTGGCCCTTCTAGGAAACTGCACCCTCTTGTATGTTATCAAGACAGAGCCCTCCCTACACAAGCCCATGTTCTATTTCCTCGCCATGCTGGCCGTCATCGACCTGGTTTTATCCACAACCACTGTGCCAAAAatactgagcatcttctggtttaaTTCCAGGGAGATCAGCTTTAATGGCTGCCTGGTGCAGATGTTTTTCCTTCACTCGTTCTGCACCCTGGAGTCTGGTCTGCTGCTGGCCATGGCCTTCGACAGGTACGTGGCCATCTGCAACCCCCTGAGGTACGCCACCATCCTGACCAATTCAGTGATAGCAAAGATCGGGCTGGCGGCTTTGGCCCGGGCTGTTCTGCTagtgctccctctgcccttcctcctCAGGAGGCTGCCCTACTGCGGGTCCCACGTCATCTCCCATTGCTACTGTGAGCACATGGCCatggtgaagctggcctgtgcTGACACCAGCTTCAGTAACATCTATGGGATCTTCATCGTGGGGCTGGATCTGATGTTCATCTCCCTATCGTATGTCAAGATCCTAAGGGCTGTCTTAAGACTGGCATTCAAGGAAGAGCAGCTCAAGGCTTTGGGAACCTGTGGCTCCCACCTTTGCGCCATCTTAGTAGTCTACACACCAGTGGTCCTCACCTCAACAATACACAGGTTCGGGCGCCATGTCGCCCCATACGTACACATCCTGCTGGCCAATTTTAACCTCCTCTTTCCTCACATGATGAACCCCATCGTGTACGGTGTGAAAACCAAACAGATTCGTGACCGGGTGCGTCTCCTGTTCCGAGGGAAAAGCTTCTAG